In Xanthomonas theicola, a single genomic region encodes these proteins:
- a CDS encoding phosphoglycolate phosphatase gives MGNRESSQRLRDGFPRAVLFDLDGTLLDSAPDLLAAANALRTEHGAAALSLEQLRPVVSKGTRAMLGVAFPEVPAAAREALIPAFLRHYETLIGRHSRPFDGIAPLLQRLQDDGCVWGIVTNKPEYLARLILPQLQWARCCAVLIGGDTLPERKPHPLPLQVAAQRLGLRPEQIVYVGDDERDILAARAAGMASVAVLWGYRLDGDDPLAWRADALVAAPAELLDPDAWPGAPLRS, from the coding sequence ATGGGGAATAGGGAATCGTCGCAGCGCCTGCGCGACGGGTTCCCACGCGCGGTGCTGTTCGACCTGGACGGCACGCTGCTGGACAGCGCGCCGGACCTGCTGGCCGCGGCCAATGCGCTGCGCACCGAACATGGCGCGGCCGCGCTGAGCCTGGAGCAGTTGCGCCCGGTGGTGTCCAAGGGGACGCGCGCGATGCTGGGCGTCGCCTTTCCCGAAGTGCCGGCGGCGGCGCGCGAGGCGCTGATTCCCGCTTTCCTGCGCCACTACGAAACCCTGATCGGCCGCCATTCGCGCCCGTTCGACGGCATCGCGCCGCTGCTGCAGCGGTTGCAGGACGATGGCTGCGTCTGGGGCATCGTCACCAACAAGCCCGAATACCTGGCGCGGTTGATCCTGCCGCAGTTGCAATGGGCACGATGCTGCGCGGTGCTGATCGGCGGCGACACGCTGCCCGAGCGCAAGCCGCACCCGCTGCCGCTGCAGGTGGCGGCGCAGCGCCTGGGTCTGCGTCCCGAACAGATCGTCTACGTCGGCGACGACGAACGCGACATCCTGGCCGCGCGCGCCGCCGGCATGGCGTCGGTGGCGGTGTTGTGGGGTTATCGCCTGGACGGCGACGATCCGCTGGCCTGGCGCGCCGATGCGCTGGTCGCCGCACCCGCCGAGCTGCTCGACCCGGACGCCTGGCCTGGCGCGCCGCTGCGCTCCTGA
- a CDS encoding M23 family metallopeptidase, with the protein MRRALLAGAALALGLLASAAAVPALHAQSAPSAGADTRSVFPRSASQGALVIGKVPPGSRVQYAGRSLRVSGYGSVVFGIGRDARGPLRLLVQRADGGSETVDIAVAPRAWPLERIDGVPPKTVNPPPAIAARIKREQAQVVAARDRDDDRTDFAAPFVWPVQGRISGRFGNARVYNGQPGAGHSGMDIAVPTGTPVKAPAAGVVTFAAPDLYLTGGTVLLDHGYGVSSNFLHLSRIDVKVGDHLVQGQVLGAVGATGRATGPHLHWGMNWFDVRIDPLLVLERTQ; encoded by the coding sequence ATGCGGCGCGCGCTGCTGGCGGGCGCCGCACTGGCGCTGGGCCTGCTGGCGTCGGCAGCCGCCGTGCCGGCGCTGCACGCGCAGTCCGCGCCCAGCGCTGGCGCCGACACCCGCAGCGTCTTCCCGCGCAGCGCCTCGCAGGGCGCGCTGGTGATCGGCAAGGTGCCGCCCGGCAGCCGCGTGCAATACGCCGGACGCAGCCTGCGGGTCAGCGGCTACGGCAGCGTGGTGTTCGGCATCGGCCGCGACGCGCGCGGCCCGCTGCGGCTGCTGGTGCAGCGCGCCGACGGCGGCAGCGAGACCGTCGACATCGCGGTGGCGCCGCGCGCCTGGCCGCTGGAACGCATCGATGGCGTGCCGCCGAAGACGGTCAATCCGCCGCCGGCGATCGCCGCGCGGATCAAGCGCGAACAGGCGCAGGTCGTCGCCGCGCGCGACCGCGACGACGACCGTACCGATTTCGCCGCCCCCTTCGTCTGGCCGGTGCAAGGCCGCATCAGCGGCCGCTTCGGCAATGCGCGCGTGTACAACGGGCAACCCGGCGCCGGCCACTCCGGCATGGACATCGCCGTGCCCACCGGCACCCCGGTCAAGGCGCCGGCCGCCGGCGTGGTCACCTTCGCCGCGCCGGACCTGTACCTGACCGGCGGCACCGTGCTGCTCGACCACGGCTATGGGGTCAGCTCCAACTTCCTGCACCTGTCGCGGATCGACGTGAAGGTCGGCGACCACCTCGTCCAGGGTCAGGTGCTCGGCGCGGTCGGCGCCACCGGGCGCGCCACCGGGCCGCATCTGCACTGGGGAATGAACTGGTTCGATGTCCGCATCGATCCGCTGCTGGTGCTGGAGCGCACGCAGTAA
- a CDS encoding TRZ/ATZ family hydrolase gives MTSFSESCDLLIEAGYVVPIEPHALVLEDHAVAVRGSEIVAVLPAAEARARFAAARTVSRPDAALLPGLVNAHTHNPMTLLRGIADDLPLMVWLQQHIWPVETAVIGPEFVADGTALAIAEMLRGGTTCANENYFFSDVQAAVYKQHGFRARVGTVIIDFPTAWAKTSDEYFARACEVHDQWRDDPLISIAFAPHAPYTVNDANFERVRMLSDQLDVPVHLHTHETAQEIADSIKLHGQRPLARLDRLGLVNDRLIAVHMTQLTDAEIHLCAERGVSVVHCPESNLKLASGFCPACALQRAGVNLAIGTDGCASNNDLDMFSENRTAAILAKAVANDATALDAASTLRAATLGGARALGFGEKIGSIEVGKQADLICVDLSALETQPLHNVLSQLVYATGRQQVGDVWIAGQRKLEQRMLVDMDADALVANARQWRERIRSVHA, from the coding sequence ATGACCTCCTTCTCCGAATCCTGCGACCTGCTGATCGAAGCCGGCTACGTGGTCCCGATCGAGCCGCATGCGCTGGTGCTGGAAGACCACGCGGTGGCGGTGCGCGGCAGCGAGATCGTCGCGGTGCTGCCGGCCGCCGAGGCGCGCGCGCGCTTCGCCGCTGCGCGCACCGTGTCGCGCCCGGATGCGGCGCTGCTGCCGGGTCTGGTCAACGCGCACACCCACAATCCGATGACGCTGCTGCGCGGCATCGCCGACGACCTGCCGCTGATGGTGTGGCTGCAGCAGCACATCTGGCCGGTGGAGACCGCGGTGATCGGCCCGGAGTTCGTCGCCGACGGCACCGCGCTGGCGATCGCCGAGATGCTGCGCGGCGGCACCACCTGCGCCAACGAGAACTACTTCTTCTCCGACGTGCAGGCCGCGGTGTACAAGCAGCACGGTTTCCGCGCCCGGGTGGGCACGGTGATCATCGATTTCCCGACCGCCTGGGCCAAGACCTCCGACGAGTACTTCGCGCGCGCCTGCGAGGTGCACGACCAGTGGCGCGACGATCCGCTGATCAGCATCGCCTTCGCCCCGCATGCGCCGTACACGGTCAACGACGCCAACTTCGAGCGCGTGCGCATGCTGTCCGACCAGCTCGACGTGCCGGTGCACCTGCACACCCACGAGACCGCGCAGGAGATCGCCGATTCGATCAAGCTGCACGGCCAGCGCCCGCTGGCGCGGCTGGACCGGCTGGGGCTGGTCAACGACCGCCTGATCGCGGTGCACATGACCCAGCTCACCGACGCCGAGATCCACCTGTGCGCCGAGCGTGGGGTCAGCGTGGTGCATTGCCCCGAATCCAACCTCAAGCTCGCCTCCGGCTTCTGCCCGGCCTGCGCGTTGCAGCGCGCGGGGGTGAACCTGGCGATCGGCACCGACGGCTGCGCCAGCAACAACGACCTGGACATGTTCAGCGAGAACCGCACCGCGGCGATCCTGGCCAAGGCGGTGGCCAACGACGCCACCGCGCTGGACGCGGCCAGCACGCTGCGCGCGGCCACTCTGGGTGGCGCGCGCGCGCTGGGTTTCGGCGAGAAGATCGGCTCGATCGAGGTCGGCAAGCAGGCCGACCTGATCTGCGTGGACCTGTCCGCGCTGGAGACCCAGCCGTTGCACAACGTGCTGTCGCAGCTGGTCTATGCGACCGGCCGGCAGCAGGTCGGCGATGTATGGATCGCCGGCCAGCGCAAGCTCGAGCAGCGCATGCTGGTGGACATGGATGCCGACGCGCTGGTCGCCAACGCGCGGCAATGGCGCGAGCGCATCCGCAGCGTGCACGCCTGA
- the efp gene encoding elongation factor P, translating to MASYGMNDVKNGMKILVNSEPAIITDTEYVKPGKGQAFTRIKYRFIKSGRVVEMTMKATDSVEAADVVDTNMQYLYTDGEYWHFMQQETFEQVQADKAGVGDAAKWIKGEEDCVVTLWNGTPIQVTPPNFVELKIVETDPGVRGDTSGGGGKPATLETGAVVRVPLFVGQDEVIKVDTRSGEYFSRVK from the coding sequence ATGGCCAGCTACGGCATGAACGACGTCAAGAACGGGATGAAGATCCTGGTCAACAGCGAGCCCGCGATCATCACCGATACCGAATACGTCAAGCCGGGCAAGGGCCAGGCCTTCACCCGCATCAAGTACCGCTTCATCAAGTCCGGGCGCGTGGTCGAAATGACCATGAAGGCGACCGACAGCGTGGAAGCGGCCGACGTGGTCGACACCAACATGCAGTACCTGTACACCGACGGCGAGTACTGGCACTTCATGCAGCAGGAGACCTTCGAGCAGGTGCAGGCCGACAAGGCCGGCGTCGGCGACGCCGCCAAGTGGATCAAGGGCGAGGAGGACTGCGTGGTGACGCTGTGGAACGGTACTCCGATCCAGGTCACCCCGCCCAACTTCGTCGAACTGAAGATCGTCGAGACCGATCCGGGCGTGCGCGGCGACACCTCCGGCGGCGGTGGCAAGCCGGCCACGCTGGAAACCGGCGCGGTGGTGCGGGTGCCGCTGTTCGTCGGCCAGGACGAGGTGATCAAGGTCGATACCCGCTCGGGCGAGTACTTCTCGCGCGTCAAGTAA
- a CDS encoding glycoside hydrolase family 28 protein, translating into MTTTTPLPCLKFGLPLLVIASLQANAAPRQPLAQRDAPTCVSTAWGTMAKPTLPQNVCMKLSATLRPVNGSLDSLDANPAYSATDTLRIQDAITDCPAGSAVKLVVGANGESGFLTGPLTLKSGVTLWIDQGATLFASRNPHDYDNGVGSCGIADTDKKKSCKPLIYGKAISGSGIVGDGKIDGRGGSVLTAGPNAGKRSWWDVAYQNVSQGLVQHAPRMLQIDNSNDFTLYAVTLENSPNFHVVTDNVVGVTAWGIKILSPSLVYTRPGYKCPAGTTPDVLTPATCFTPATVKNTDGFNPGQSRNVLLADSYISTGDDNVAIKAHASTKASNPSSNMAFVNNHFYYGHGMSMGSETDSGMHHIVVQNLSIDGFNASDAIKDPASGNGLRIKSDRTRGGQVSDISFENICMRNVARPLVFDAFYSKPGNAEPSTAYPHFDNITLRNVHSLGSRHFGAGQLSFYGYRDAKVSYPITIAMDNVVLEGGAISFAAPHYDGPNANPAATHFSFTGGPVSFASRLTPSTQYDVQIQGQPGTGEPLDCSDAFPAYSSVLPDSPI; encoded by the coding sequence ATGACGACGACAACTCCCTTGCCCTGTCTCAAATTCGGCCTACCGCTGCTGGTGATCGCCTCGCTCCAGGCCAACGCCGCGCCGCGGCAGCCGCTTGCCCAGCGAGACGCTCCAACCTGCGTCAGCACCGCCTGGGGGACGATGGCCAAACCAACGCTGCCGCAAAATGTATGCATGAAGCTATCGGCGACGCTGCGGCCGGTCAACGGTTCGCTCGACAGCCTCGACGCGAATCCGGCGTACTCGGCAACGGATACGCTGCGCATCCAGGATGCCATCACCGACTGCCCTGCCGGCAGTGCAGTGAAGCTGGTCGTCGGCGCCAATGGCGAATCCGGTTTCCTCACCGGCCCGCTGACCCTCAAGAGCGGGGTGACCCTCTGGATTGATCAGGGCGCCACGCTGTTCGCCTCGCGCAATCCGCACGACTACGATAACGGCGTCGGCAGTTGCGGAATCGCAGACACCGACAAGAAAAAATCCTGCAAACCACTGATCTACGGCAAGGCCATCAGCGGCAGCGGCATCGTCGGCGACGGCAAGATCGACGGGCGCGGCGGCAGTGTGCTGACGGCCGGCCCCAACGCCGGCAAGCGCAGCTGGTGGGACGTGGCCTATCAGAACGTGAGCCAAGGGCTGGTCCAGCATGCGCCGCGCATGCTGCAGATCGACAACAGCAACGATTTCACCCTCTATGCCGTGACCCTGGAGAACTCGCCCAATTTCCACGTGGTCACCGACAACGTCGTCGGCGTGACCGCCTGGGGCATCAAGATCCTCAGCCCGAGCCTGGTCTACACCCGGCCAGGTTACAAGTGCCCGGCCGGCACCACGCCGGATGTGCTGACTCCCGCCACCTGCTTCACCCCGGCAACCGTCAAGAATACCGATGGCTTCAACCCCGGCCAGTCCAGGAACGTACTGCTGGCGGATTCCTACATCAGCACCGGCGACGACAACGTCGCCATCAAGGCGCATGCCAGCACCAAGGCCAGCAATCCGTCGAGCAACATGGCATTCGTCAACAACCACTTCTATTACGGCCATGGCATGTCGATGGGCAGCGAAACCGACTCCGGCATGCACCACATCGTGGTGCAGAACCTGAGCATCGACGGGTTCAACGCCAGCGACGCGATCAAGGATCCTGCGTCCGGCAACGGTCTGCGCATCAAGTCCGACCGCACCCGCGGCGGGCAGGTCTCCGACATCAGCTTCGAGAACATCTGCATGCGTAACGTGGCGCGTCCGCTGGTATTCGACGCGTTCTACAGCAAGCCGGGGAATGCCGAGCCCAGCACCGCGTATCCGCATTTCGACAACATCACGTTGCGCAACGTGCATTCGCTGGGCTCACGCCATTTCGGCGCAGGCCAGTTGAGTTTCTATGGCTATCGGGACGCGAAGGTGTCCTACCCGATCACGATCGCGATGGACAATGTCGTGCTCGAGGGCGGCGCCATTTCCTTCGCCGCTCCGCACTATGACGGACCCAACGCGAATCCGGCAGCCACCCACTTCAGCTTCACCGGCGGACCCGTCAGCTTCGCCAGCCGGCTGACCCCTTCCACACAGTACGACGTGCAGATCCAGGGCCAGCCTGGAACCGGCGAGCCGCTGGACTGCAGCGATGCGTTCCCGGCCTACAGCAGCGTGCTGCCAGATTCGCCGATCTGA
- a CDS encoding squalene/phytoene synthase family protein translates to MSSPSALDAFLDKWRRRWPEWAVAETFVPAAQRARTVAWFALLQEFDDILNIAGDPLPADAKLAWWGEELRNWAMQRSRHPLGRVLEPVAAPWAQLAEALPGLLAARASAVDPGQAHAQLESFAQVAAAVECALFDATPVDAATRAVATQVLAQRLAEVGAAAVPLSLRSGDDAQARQQWAQALLQRWPRRVRGPRARRILSALARARIVRQATIPAPKPPTAMATLWRAWWAGLG, encoded by the coding sequence ATGAGCAGTCCCTCCGCCCTGGATGCCTTCCTCGACAAATGGCGCCGCCGCTGGCCGGAGTGGGCGGTGGCCGAGACGTTCGTGCCCGCGGCGCAGCGCGCGCGGACCGTGGCCTGGTTCGCGCTGCTGCAGGAATTCGACGACATCCTCAACATCGCCGGCGACCCGCTGCCGGCCGACGCCAAACTGGCGTGGTGGGGCGAGGAATTGCGCAACTGGGCCATGCAGCGCTCGCGGCATCCGCTGGGACGGGTGCTGGAGCCGGTCGCCGCACCGTGGGCGCAACTGGCCGAGGCCTTGCCGGGGTTGCTCGCCGCGCGCGCGTCCGCGGTCGATCCGGGGCAGGCCCATGCACAGTTGGAATCCTTCGCGCAGGTAGCGGCTGCGGTCGAGTGCGCGCTGTTCGATGCCACGCCGGTCGACGCCGCCACCCGTGCAGTGGCCACGCAGGTGCTGGCACAGCGGCTGGCCGAGGTCGGTGCCGCGGCGGTGCCGCTGTCGCTGCGCAGCGGCGACGATGCGCAGGCGCGGCAGCAGTGGGCGCAGGCCTTGCTGCAGCGCTGGCCGCGGCGCGTGCGCGGGCCGCGAGCGCGGCGCATCCTGTCCGCGCTGGCGCGTGCACGCATCGTGCGGCAGGCCACCATCCCTGCGCCGAAGCCGCCGACCGCGATGGCCACGCTGTGGCGCGCCTGGTGGGCCGGCCTGGGCTGA
- a CDS encoding pectinesterase family protein, whose protein sequence is MHFPVSLHVSALLTVLCISNCDAQVLNGTAARPQLSTADARIYTADSYLTAEIPVDRPRKPPHLQCESLILHLMCVIFGKESVDIHPGNKYSSDLLPGKAGRLAALSSDNWDPSAGVALLSADYRVAADGSAPFKSVQAAVNRAVADGGTMRRYISVAPGTYRELLCIPSTAPPITLFGLGNTRSDTLIVFNNANPTPKLVGTPTHPCASNAAAAVTGTSNSATVTVRADAFQARNLTVANDYVEDTYASHNQSAVALAVRGDKALFENVAVLGNQDTLMVSATAAPSLIRAYFKDSLVQGDTDFIFGSGIAVFSHSTIRYDANRLSSRRSGYIFAPSTKPDSIYGFLATDSIFDAIGDVAGNSVYLGRAWDQGVASLSDYVNGTSPNGQVTIRNSTLGAHIRKNAPWAASSTTMRPYCSAGCKYSANRLYEYSNSGAGSTN, encoded by the coding sequence ATGCATTTTCCCGTCTCGCTGCACGTATCCGCATTGCTGACCGTCTTGTGCATCTCCAATTGCGACGCTCAGGTCCTGAACGGCACTGCCGCCCGACCGCAATTGAGTACCGCCGACGCCCGGATCTACACCGCCGACTCCTATCTGACCGCTGAAATACCGGTTGACAGACCTCGAAAGCCACCCCATTTGCAATGTGAGTCATTGATCCTTCATTTGATGTGCGTCATTTTTGGCAAAGAAAGTGTCGACATTCACCCCGGAAACAAGTATTCCAGCGACCTGCTACCTGGCAAGGCCGGCAGGCTAGCCGCGTTGAGCAGCGACAACTGGGATCCAAGCGCGGGGGTGGCCCTGCTGAGCGCCGACTATCGCGTCGCCGCCGATGGCTCGGCGCCGTTCAAGAGCGTGCAGGCCGCAGTGAACAGAGCCGTGGCGGACGGCGGTACGATGCGCCGCTACATCAGCGTCGCGCCAGGGACTTACAGGGAACTGCTGTGCATTCCTTCGACCGCGCCGCCGATCACGCTATTCGGCCTTGGCAACACTCGCAGCGATACGCTGATCGTCTTCAACAATGCCAATCCGACGCCCAAGCTGGTCGGCACACCCACCCACCCATGCGCCAGCAACGCCGCTGCGGCTGTGACCGGCACCTCCAACAGCGCCACGGTCACGGTGCGCGCGGATGCGTTCCAGGCACGCAACCTGACCGTCGCCAACGACTATGTGGAGGATACTTATGCTAGCCACAATCAGTCGGCGGTCGCCTTGGCCGTGCGCGGCGACAAGGCGCTTTTCGAGAATGTGGCGGTGCTGGGCAACCAGGACACCCTGATGGTCAGCGCCACCGCGGCGCCGTCGCTGATCCGTGCGTACTTCAAGGACAGTCTGGTACAGGGCGATACCGATTTCATCTTCGGCTCCGGCATCGCGGTGTTTTCCCATAGCACCATCCGCTACGACGCCAACCGCCTGAGCAGCCGCCGCAGCGGCTATATTTTCGCGCCCAGCACCAAGCCCGACAGCATCTACGGCTTTCTCGCCACCGACAGCATCTTCGACGCGATCGGCGATGTCGCCGGCAATTCGGTCTATCTGGGCCGGGCCTGGGACCAGGGTGTCGCCAGCCTCTCCGATTATGTCAACGGCACATCGCCGAACGGTCAGGTGACAATCCGCAATTCGACGCTCGGCGCGCATATTCGCAAGAATGCGCCGTGGGCCGCGTCGTCCACCACCATGCGCCCTTATTGCAGCGCCGGTTGCAAATACTCAGCCAACCGCCTCTACGAGTATTCCAACAGCGGCGCAGGCAGCACCAATTGA
- the eutC gene encoding ethanolamine ammonia-lyase subunit EutC, which produces MHDDAERPSRAASRAALRRLTPARIALGRTGTSLPTAAQLDFQFAHAQARDAVHLRFDPAPLAAALHARGRDHLTLRSAAADRHIYLQRPDLGRRLSEDATGELPGHVAMRRRGCDLALVVADGLSALAVHRHAAPMLERIDALAAAEGWTLAPVALVEQGRVAIGDAIGELLRARMSVVLIGERPGLSSQDSLGLYFTYAPRVGLSDACRNCISNVREAGLSYAQAAHKLAWLMREACRRQLSGVQLKDQTDTPTLGDAAPRKPLGNFLIPD; this is translated from the coding sequence ATGCACGACGACGCCGAACGCCCTTCCCGTGCCGCCTCTCGGGCCGCGCTGCGCCGGCTGACCCCGGCGCGCATCGCCCTGGGCCGCACCGGCACCAGCCTGCCGACAGCGGCGCAGCTGGACTTCCAGTTCGCGCACGCGCAGGCGCGCGACGCGGTGCACCTGCGTTTCGATCCGGCGCCGCTGGCCGCGGCGCTGCACGCGCGCGGCCGCGATCACCTCACCCTGCGCAGCGCCGCGGCAGATCGCCACATCTACCTGCAGCGCCCCGATCTGGGCCGCCGGCTGAGCGAGGACGCGACCGGCGAACTGCCCGGCCACGTCGCGATGCGGCGCCGCGGCTGCGACCTGGCGCTGGTGGTGGCCGACGGGCTGTCGGCGCTGGCGGTGCACCGCCACGCCGCACCGATGCTCGAACGCATCGATGCGCTGGCCGCGGCCGAAGGCTGGACGCTGGCGCCGGTGGCGCTGGTCGAACAGGGACGCGTGGCGATCGGCGACGCGATCGGCGAACTGCTGCGCGCGCGCATGAGCGTGGTGCTGATCGGCGAGCGCCCCGGCCTCAGTTCGCAGGACAGCCTCGGCCTTTACTTCACCTACGCCCCGCGCGTGGGCCTCAGCGACGCCTGCCGCAACTGCATCTCCAACGTGCGCGAGGCGGGCCTGAGCTACGCGCAGGCCGCGCACAAGCTGGCCTGGCTGATGCGCGAGGCATGCCGGCGGCAACTGTCCGGCGTGCAACTGAAGGACCAGACGGATACGCCCACGCTAGGGGACGCTGCGCCGCGCAAGCCACTGGGTAATTTCCTGATCCCGGACTGA
- the ubiG gene encoding bifunctional 2-polyprenyl-6-hydroxyphenol methylase/3-demethylubiquinol 3-O-methyltransferase UbiG, protein MTASAPNPSANFDQAELDKFGALATRWWDADGPQKPLHALNPVRLRYVADRVPLRGASVLDVGCGGGLLSEALAKEGAQVTAIDLSPELVKVARLHQFESGVEVDYRVQPVEDLAAERPGSFDAITCMEMLEHVPDPAAIVRACATLLKPGGQLFLSTLNRTPVAFALAIVGAEYVARLLATGTHRYQDFIKPAELAAWLRQAELQLHDVSGMAYEPWRNRARLSTRTDVNYLACAVKPGSGNGE, encoded by the coding sequence ATGACCGCTTCCGCACCCAATCCATCCGCCAACTTCGATCAGGCCGAACTGGACAAGTTCGGCGCGCTGGCCACCCGCTGGTGGGACGCCGACGGCCCGCAGAAGCCGCTGCACGCGCTGAACCCGGTGCGCCTGCGCTACGTCGCCGACCGCGTGCCGCTGCGCGGCGCCAGCGTGCTCGACGTGGGCTGCGGCGGCGGCCTGCTCAGCGAGGCGCTGGCCAAGGAGGGCGCGCAGGTCACCGCGATCGACCTGTCGCCGGAGCTGGTCAAGGTGGCGCGGCTGCACCAGTTCGAATCCGGCGTGGAGGTCGACTACCGCGTGCAGCCGGTCGAGGACCTGGCCGCCGAGCGCCCGGGCAGCTTCGACGCGATCACCTGCATGGAGATGCTCGAGCACGTGCCCGATCCGGCGGCGATCGTGCGCGCCTGCGCGACCCTGCTCAAGCCCGGCGGCCAGTTGTTCCTGTCCACGCTCAACCGCACCCCGGTCGCGTTCGCGCTGGCCATCGTCGGCGCCGAGTACGTGGCGCGGCTGCTGGCCACCGGCACCCACCGCTACCAGGATTTCATCAAGCCGGCCGAGCTGGCGGCCTGGCTGCGCCAGGCCGAGCTACAGCTGCACGACGTCAGCGGCATGGCCTACGAGCCGTGGCGCAACCGCGCGCGGCTGTCCACGCGCACCGACGTGAATTACCTTGCCTGCGCGGTGAAGCCGGGAAGCGGGAATGGGGAATAG
- a CDS encoding TMEM175 family protein produces the protein MFFSAAVFAIAIALLAAQIELPVHVQVEAAGRIVRALQRMLSSFIGLAVSFPVTPPFWKSHLQPCRHIRQFDGRRRGR, from the coding sequence GTGTTCTTCAGCGCTGCGGTCTTCGCCATCGCCATCGCCTTGCTGGCAGCGCAGATCGAGCTGCCGGTGCATGTCCAGGTCGAGGCCGCAGGCAGAATCGTGCGCGCGCTGCAGCGGATGCTGTCGTCGTTCATCGGCTTGGCGGTGAGCTTCCCGGTCACGCCGCCGTTCTGGAAATCGCACCTGCAGCCGTGCCGGCACATCCGCCAGTTCGACGGGCGCAGGCGCGGACGATGA
- a CDS encoding ethanolamine ammonia-lyase subunit EutB gives MSGFAHSVGGQTWRFDDLKDLLAKATPARSGDRLAGLAAASGPQRIAAQMALADLPLRHFLDEAVILYEDDEVTRLIVDSHDATAFAPVAHLTVGGLRDWLLGEDADAAALAALAPGLTPEMAAAVSKLMRIQDLVLVAQKIRVVTAFRNTLGLRGRLSTRLQPNHPSDDLAGIAASVLDGLLYANGDAVIGINPASDNTQILCELLKMLDAVIAGYQIPTQACVLTHVTTSIEAIERGMPLDLVFQSIAGTQKANASFGIDLALLQEGYEAGLSLKRGNVGDNVMYFETGQGSALSADAHHGVDQQTCEVRAYAVARRFRPLLVNTVVGFIGPEYLYDGKQIIRAGLEDHFCGKLLGVPMGCDICYTNHAEADQDDMDVLLTLLGTAGVNFIMGIPDSDDVMLNYQSTSFHDALYARQALGLRPAPEFEQWLERLDILHLDNGRFRLGHAPPAAFARALAQLR, from the coding sequence ATGAGCGGTTTCGCACACAGCGTCGGCGGCCAGACCTGGCGCTTCGACGACCTCAAGGACCTGCTGGCCAAGGCCACGCCGGCGCGCTCGGGCGACCGTCTGGCCGGGCTGGCCGCGGCCAGCGGGCCGCAGCGGATCGCGGCGCAGATGGCGCTGGCCGACCTGCCGCTGCGGCACTTCCTCGACGAAGCGGTGATTCTCTACGAGGACGACGAGGTGACGCGGCTGATCGTGGACAGCCACGACGCCACCGCGTTCGCGCCGGTGGCGCACCTGACCGTCGGCGGCTTGCGCGATTGGCTGCTCGGCGAGGATGCCGACGCGGCGGCGCTGGCCGCCCTGGCGCCGGGGCTGACCCCGGAAATGGCGGCGGCGGTGTCCAAGCTGATGCGCATCCAGGACCTGGTGCTGGTGGCGCAGAAGATCCGCGTGGTCACCGCGTTCCGCAACACGCTGGGGCTGCGCGGGCGGCTGTCCACCCGCCTGCAGCCCAACCATCCCAGCGACGACCTGGCCGGCATCGCCGCCAGCGTGCTCGACGGGCTGCTGTACGCCAATGGCGATGCGGTGATCGGGATCAACCCGGCCAGCGACAACACCCAGATCCTCTGCGAATTACTGAAGATGCTCGACGCGGTGATCGCCGGCTACCAGATCCCGACCCAGGCCTGCGTGCTGACCCACGTCACCACCTCGATCGAGGCGATCGAACGCGGCATGCCGCTGGACCTGGTGTTCCAATCCATCGCCGGTACGCAGAAGGCCAACGCCAGCTTCGGCATCGACCTGGCGCTGCTGCAGGAAGGCTACGAGGCCGGGCTGAGCCTCAAGCGCGGCAACGTCGGCGACAACGTGATGTACTTCGAGACCGGCCAGGGCAGCGCGCTGTCGGCCGACGCGCACCACGGCGTGGACCAGCAGACCTGCGAGGTGCGCGCCTACGCGGTGGCGCGCCGCTTCAGACCGCTGCTGGTCAACACCGTGGTCGGCTTCATCGGCCCCGAATACCTGTACGACGGCAAGCAGATCATCCGCGCCGGGCTGGAAGACCACTTCTGCGGCAAGCTGCTCGGCGTGCCGATGGGCTGCGACATCTGCTACACCAACCACGCCGAGGCCGACCAGGACGACATGGACGTGCTGCTGACCCTGCTCGGCACCGCCGGGGTCAACTTCATCATGGGCATCCCCGACTCCGACGACGTGATGCTCAACTACCAGAGCACCTCGTTCCATGACGCGCTGTACGCGCGCCAGGCGCTGGGCCTGCGCCCAGCGCCGGAGTTCGAGCAGTGGCTGGAGCGGCTGGACATCCTGCACCTGGACAACGGCCGTTTCCGCCTCGGCCACGCGCCGCCGGCCGCGTTCGCGCGCGCGCTGGCGCAACTGCGCTGA